The Methanofollis sp. UBA420 genome contains a region encoding:
- a CDS encoding DUF169 domain-containing protein, with translation MSDIRTKIDYAAASEALKKNLNLSHSPVAVGFVQSKEQIPAGMEELSETTRHCQMVNLARKEGKVFYATAEKHACQGGAWALGLKAITPSLKSGEFYFKLGKFDTWAACKRTIDQIPHVESGLTYATMYAPLEKTPFTPTVVLIVAEPRVMLKLAQSVLYKLGGRIESNFAGIQSVCADTTAQTYLNGKVNFSLGCDGSRKFSGIADGEMVMGIPVELLPEIAAALPVVTGAPGSI, from the coding sequence ATGAGTGACATAAGGACGAAAATCGATTATGCGGCTGCTTCTGAGGCTCTGAAGAAAAATCTCAATTTATCGCACTCGCCGGTGGCCGTCGGGTTCGTGCAGTCGAAGGAACAGATCCCCGCGGGGATGGAGGAACTTTCCGAGACCACCCGTCACTGCCAGATGGTCAACCTCGCCCGGAAGGAGGGGAAGGTCTTCTACGCCACTGCAGAGAAGCACGCCTGTCAGGGCGGCGCCTGGGCCCTCGGCCTGAAGGCGATCACGCCGAGCCTGAAGAGCGGGGAGTTCTATTTCAAGCTCGGCAAGTTCGATACCTGGGCTGCCTGCAAGCGGACGATCGACCAGATCCCGCACGTGGAGTCGGGGCTGACCTATGCGACGATGTATGCCCCGCTCGAAAAGACGCCCTTCACCCCGACGGTCGTTCTCATCGTGGCCGAGCCGCGTGTGATGCTCAAACTCGCCCAGAGCGTCCTCTACAAACTCGGCGGCAGGATCGAGTCGAATTTTGCTGGCATCCAGTCGGTCTGCGCCGACACGACCGCCCAGACTTATCTCAACGGCAAGGTGAACTTCTCCCTGGGCTGCGACGGGTCGCGCAAGTTCTCCGGTATTGCTGACGGCGAGATGGTCATGGGCATCCCGGTCGAACTCCTCCCCGAGATCGCCGCAGCGCTCCCGGTCGTCACCGGCGCGCCCGGGTCGATCTGA
- the speB gene encoding agmatinase: MEVFLNTLFADAGAEYADAGYVIFGAPYDGTSSYRAGSRDAPGAIRAVSFNFETYIPDPGIDLVDVSVCDLGDLEVLSLPDLVVDQVRETAAMIVQDGKVPILIGGEHTVTPGAVEAVKPACYVVCDAHLDLRDEFGGTKWNHACATRRVMDLGVEDIFIIGARSGPAEEFELVGESERLHMYTADDVAERGIEAVIRDIKDIIGDRSLYLSIDADAVDCCLTPGLGTPEPFGITPRDLRSVVRAFAARASGFDYVEVCPIDAGQTAAVAAKLIREFIAWHEAGIEGL, translated from the coding sequence ATGGAAGTCTTCCTAAATACTCTTTTTGCCGACGCCGGAGCAGAGTATGCCGACGCCGGCTATGTGATCTTCGGGGCGCCGTATGACGGGACATCCTCGTACAGGGCAGGTTCCCGCGACGCACCCGGCGCGATCAGGGCAGTCTCGTTCAACTTCGAGACCTATATCCCTGACCCGGGTATCGACCTTGTGGACGTTTCCGTCTGCGACCTCGGCGACCTTGAGGTGCTCTCTCTCCCCGACCTCGTCGTGGACCAGGTGAGGGAGACAGCCGCCATGATTGTGCAGGACGGCAAGGTGCCGATACTGATCGGCGGCGAGCACACGGTCACGCCGGGTGCGGTCGAGGCTGTGAAGCCCGCGTGCTATGTCGTCTGCGACGCCCACCTGGACCTGCGCGACGAGTTCGGCGGGACGAAGTGGAACCACGCCTGCGCGACGCGGCGGGTGATGGACCTCGGCGTGGAGGATATCTTCATCATCGGGGCCCGGAGCGGGCCTGCGGAGGAGTTCGAACTCGTCGGGGAGTCGGAGAGGCTCCACATGTATACGGCCGACGATGTCGCGGAACGGGGCATTGAGGCGGTGATCAGGGATATCAAGGATATCATCGGCGACCGGAGTCTGTATCTCTCCATCGACGCGGACGCGGTCGACTGCTGTCTCACCCCGGGCCTCGGGACGCCCGAACCTTTCGGGATCACGCCCCGCGACCTGCGGAGCGTGGTGCGGGCCTTTGCGGCGCGGGCGTCGGGCTTCGACTATGTCGAGGTCTGTCCGATCGACGCGGGCCAGACAGCGGCGGTGGCGGCAAAACTGATCCGGGAATTCATCGCCTGGCATGAGGCCGGGATTGAGGGGCTCTGA
- a CDS encoding class I SAM-dependent methyltransferase: protein MAESMLLEDRSIFLDPCAVHFVGRQMLEWARDHPLETTAIAKKYDRKMPGWSTFIRTRARYFDDVVQNAGSEGFSPRGICPGTGGDSE from the coding sequence ATGGCCGAATCGATGCTGCTGGAAGACAGAAGCATTTTTTTGGACCCCTGTGCGGTCCATTTCGTCGGTCGCCAGATGCTTGAGTGGGCCAGAGACCATCCGCTGGAAACAACAGCGATCGCAAAAAAATACGATCGGAAAATGCCGGGGTGGAGCACTTTCATCCGCACCCGCGCCCGGTATTTCGATGACGTCGTACAGAATGCAGGGAGCGAAGGGTTCAGCCCGCGGGGTATCTGTCCTGGTACCGGAGGCGACAGCGAATGA
- a CDS encoding NAD(+)/NADH kinase codes for MKAILISRIDMPEVLSYAVEVEELLLSYGYHVALEGSTAIALGRGGEGEWLDETDADIVVAVGGDGTVLLAVRRMKRQIPIIGINKGHVGFLADLESSEAQAFFRDLQRKMRLEMRMRIALSAGGEPLGTALNEAVIVTERPAKMLRFTIVIDGIEVEEFRADGLVIATPTGSTAYAMSGGGPIVDPKFDGFLLVPLAPYMLSSRPHLIESSRDLRIKLESDKPAQLVFDGRGSTTLMDGLDISVKRADAPAIFIDAGKNFFLKVREKLHSL; via the coding sequence GTGAAGGCCATCCTGATATCCCGTATAGACATGCCCGAAGTGCTCTCCTATGCCGTGGAGGTAGAGGAGCTCCTCCTCTCGTACGGCTACCATGTGGCCCTGGAAGGAAGCACCGCCATTGCCCTCGGGAGAGGCGGGGAAGGGGAGTGGCTCGACGAGACCGATGCCGACATCGTCGTCGCCGTTGGCGGGGACGGCACGGTCCTCCTTGCCGTCAGGAGGATGAAGAGGCAGATCCCGATCATCGGGATCAACAAAGGGCATGTGGGCTTCCTCGCGGACCTCGAGTCCTCCGAGGCGCAGGCATTCTTCAGGGACCTTCAGAGGAAGATGAGACTCGAAATGCGGATGCGTATCGCCCTCAGTGCCGGGGGAGAACCCCTGGGCACAGCCCTCAACGAAGCGGTGATCGTCACTGAACGCCCCGCGAAGATGTTGCGGTTCACCATCGTCATCGACGGCATCGAGGTCGAGGAGTTCAGAGCCGACGGTCTGGTCATCGCCACGCCGACCGGTTCGACGGCCTATGCGATGAGCGGCGGGGGGCCCATCGTTGACCCGAAGTTCGACGGCTTTCTCCTCGTCCCTCTCGCACCCTACATGCTCTCTTCACGGCCCCATCTCATCGAGAGCAGCAGGGATCTGCGGATCAAGCTTGAAAGCGACAAACCGGCTCAACTCGTCTTCGACGGCAGAGGGAGCACGACACTTATGGACGGCCTCGATATCTCGGTGAAAAGGGCCGACGCACCGGCAATCTTCATCGACGCCGGGAAAAATTTCTTCCTGAAGGTGCGGGAGAAACTTCACAGTCTATAA
- a CDS encoding translation initiation factor IF-5A yields the protein MKEQTETGKLKEGRYVVVDDEPCKILGIATSKPGKHGAAKARIDVVGIFDGQKRSIVQPVSTKVYVPVVERKVGQVISITGTTVQMMDVKDFTMFEIEVPEDKVAEMEAGKEVQYIEALGKKKLDF from the coding sequence ATGAAGGAACAGACTGAGACTGGTAAGTTAAAGGAAGGCCGCTATGTTGTGGTCGACGATGAGCCCTGCAAGATCCTTGGAATTGCCACGTCAAAGCCCGGCAAGCACGGTGCGGCCAAGGCCCGTATCGATGTCGTCGGTATCTTTGACGGCCAGAAACGCTCGATCGTCCAGCCGGTATCGACGAAGGTCTATGTGCCGGTCGTTGAGCGGAAGGTCGGACAGGTGATCTCAATCACGGGCACCACCGTCCAGATGATGGACGTCAAGGACTTCACCATGTTTGAGATTGAGGTCCCTGAGGACAAGGTCGCCGAGATGGAGGCTGGCAAAGAAGTCCAGTACATCGAGGCACTCGGGAAGAAGAAGTTGGACTTCTGA
- a CDS encoding TetR/AcrR family transcriptional regulator: MDVSRRYDYLNSRKKRNDSSMPKVVPEYREDAKQRIIQAAMEAIAERGYAQTTIEDVAKKLGVSKGAVYWYFSSKEDLLQEVFATILAEIQRVAYDGYNRPFEEVLTLIFERYSLSDEKRRALFYEMFALASRNTPRVGHVVLEYVNGMVSLAEEGIKRGQQKGTITTETDARTLALLIVALYSGIQDYALTYMDHAEMRQLWLDAMRLLLKPPDMPGPADKKV, translated from the coding sequence ATGGATGTCTCCCGGAGGTACGACTATTTAAATTCGAGAAAAAAGAGAAATGATTCATCAATGCCAAAGGTCGTTCCTGAGTACAGGGAAGATGCAAAACAGCGAATTATACAGGCAGCGATGGAGGCGATTGCCGAACGCGGTTATGCACAGACGACCATCGAAGATGTCGCCAAAAAACTCGGGGTGAGCAAGGGGGCGGTGTACTGGTACTTTTCGAGCAAAGAAGACCTGCTCCAGGAAGTTTTCGCCACAATACTGGCAGAAATACAGAGAGTAGCCTATGATGGCTATAACCGCCCGTTTGAAGAAGTACTGACCCTGATCTTCGAGCGGTACAGTCTCAGCGATGAAAAAAGGCGGGCTCTGTTCTACGAGATGTTTGCGCTTGCGTCACGGAACACGCCAAGAGTCGGGCATGTCGTCCTCGAGTACGTCAACGGCATGGTCTCCCTGGCAGAAGAAGGAATTAAAAGAGGACAGCAAAAGGGCACCATCACCACAGAGACCGATGCCCGGACTCTGGCGCTCCTGATCGTCGCATTGTATTCGGGGATTCAGGACTATGCCCTGACGTACATGGATCATGCAGAAATGCGTCAACTCTGGCTGGATGCAATGCGCCTTCTTCTGAAACCTCCGGATATGCCGGGTCCTGCCGATAAAAAAGTGTGA
- a CDS encoding acyltransferase family protein, with protein MGRFLFLDAIKAFAILLVIFVHMQNFLSAVVIENYYVFEFLTFIALACFTFVSGYAIYENNTTLRDRKEVLHFYKKRIVRIYPLYLAALFVYFLCFQVFGLFPPLHYSIPEWVANILCLQVILAPAYIEPIFTLWFIGFIMVLYAMYPVFSGRPGRTRILLAVSIFAVLAILHQILNIIDYRFFLYYFFFIAGIAAAEGNRRFLFLEQPLKKHETSIFPAIGALAYASYCIYLFHMPVFSLSGQFISWLNLSGYFQNGVLLFVVIPAMACLCYGVQRVYDAGIKSRRGRV; from the coding sequence ATGGGGCGGTTTCTCTTTCTGGATGCGATCAAAGCTTTTGCAATTCTTCTTGTCATTTTCGTTCACATGCAAAATTTCCTGTCGGCGGTCGTCATAGAGAATTATTACGTCTTCGAGTTCCTCACATTCATCGCGCTGGCCTGCTTTACATTTGTATCCGGGTATGCCATCTACGAGAACAATACGACCCTCCGGGACAGAAAGGAAGTCCTGCATTTCTACAAAAAAAGAATCGTGAGGATATACCCTCTCTACCTCGCCGCACTCTTCGTCTACTTCCTCTGCTTCCAGGTATTCGGCCTCTTCCCTCCGCTCCACTACAGCATTCCCGAATGGGTTGCTAACATCCTCTGTCTTCAGGTAATCTTGGCACCCGCATATATCGAACCGATCTTCACCCTCTGGTTCATCGGTTTCATCATGGTGCTGTATGCCATGTATCCCGTATTTTCCGGGCGGCCCGGTCGGACGAGGATACTTCTTGCCGTAAGCATCTTTGCCGTTCTGGCCATCCTTCATCAGATCCTGAACATCATCGACTATCGCTTCTTCCTGTACTACTTCTTCTTTATTGCCGGAATTGCCGCGGCTGAAGGCAACCGCCGTTTCCTTTTTCTTGAGCAACCCCTTAAAAAACACGAGACGAGCATTTTTCCTGCCATCGGAGCGCTCGCGTACGCATCGTACTGCATCTACCTCTTTCACATGCCGGTTTTCTCCCTATCGGGTCAGTTCATTTCCTGGCTGAACCTTTCGGGATATTTCCAGAACGGAGTACTCCTGTTCGTCGTCATCCCTGCCATGGCCTGTCTCTGTTATGGTGTCCAGAGAGTGTACGATGCCGGGATCAAGAGCAGGAGGGGCAGGGTGTAG
- a CDS encoding bifunctional fructose-bisphosphatase/inositol-phosphate phosphatase has protein sequence MDFIRWCENLAGIVEDATRDLAGSPEGGKYIRMGADGTPTELIDQAAEECVIAALKDDPFCRRLISEEAGSVDVGGEKGTVYLDPIDGTYNAVHGIPFYTISIAYGEDGVLTKGYVRDLCTHETFTAEKGKGAFLDGKPIHVSKTSLLEDSALSVYGRKFDPASVLRLGQKVRRWRLLGASSLELAYVAAGRLDGFVDVRNTLRITDAAAGIVLCEEAGGTVTGLEGSPAAFPDEVSIGRCLVATNGVLHNKIIEYLR, from the coding sequence ATGGACTTCATCAGGTGGTGCGAAAATCTGGCCGGGATCGTCGAGGATGCCACGCGGGATCTTGCCGGCAGTCCTGAGGGCGGAAAGTATATCCGGATGGGCGCAGACGGCACCCCGACCGAGCTGATAGATCAGGCCGCGGAGGAGTGCGTTATCGCTGCCCTCAAGGACGATCCCTTCTGCCGCCGCCTCATCTCCGAGGAAGCTGGCAGCGTCGATGTCGGCGGGGAAAAGGGGACGGTCTACCTCGACCCCATAGACGGCACCTATAATGCAGTCCACGGTATCCCGTTCTACACCATCTCCATCGCCTATGGCGAGGACGGCGTCCTGACAAAAGGATATGTCCGGGATCTCTGCACTCACGAGACCTTCACGGCGGAGAAGGGGAAAGGAGCCTTCCTCGACGGGAAACCCATCCATGTCTCAAAGACGTCCCTGCTTGAAGACAGCGCACTCTCAGTCTACGGGAGGAAGTTCGACCCGGCCTCGGTGCTCAGGCTCGGGCAGAAGGTGCGGCGGTGGCGGCTCCTCGGCGCTTCGTCCCTTGAACTCGCCTATGTCGCTGCCGGCAGGCTCGACGGCTTCGTGGACGTCAGGAACACCCTCCGCATCACCGACGCCGCCGCGGGGATCGTCCTCTGCGAGGAAGCAGGGGGGACGGTGACAGGACTGGAAGGAAGCCCTGCCGCCTTCCCCGACGAGGTGAGTATCGGGAGGTGCCTGGTGGCCACGAACGGCGTCCTCCATAACAAGATCATCGAATACCTGAGGTAA